Within Vicia villosa cultivar HV-30 ecotype Madison, WI linkage group LG1, Vvil1.0, whole genome shotgun sequence, the genomic segment TATCAAGCATCATTTTATATCTCAAATATTGTATTGCACAGTGATGACCATGGGGTAGTTGTCGTTTGGGTAGACACCAATGGCGTTTCTACTAGAGAAAACTATTATGGACCCTAGCCCTATTTACGTGGTTTTGGATATGTCGTAGAATATTATTATGTTTGCAGCTAACACCTGTCAGGCGTATTTTCTCCAAAAGGAGTTAGTTTTTCCCCCACCGATAAAACTTCGGGCAATGGTGTTAACCGTGACGTTTGGATCTTTCTTGGACATTTTCAAGAGAAAGTAGTGAAAGTGCTGGTAATAGTGAAAACCCTTAACTGGTAAGAATTTATGGAGTTTTTAGTATTTTTTGTGGAGTTAGAGCAAGCTCACAAGGTGAGAGACTCTATTTTAGGGGTATTTTTTATGAATATCAGATTGTCATCCCTCAACCCTAAGGTTGATGTATTTATAGAGGCTTACAGGTCTGAATTTAGGGTTTCTCGGAAATAGCAACCACCCATCCTAGTAATGAGAGAAGACGGTTAAATCCTTATTTCTTAGGGAGGCGTGGGTCATTCTCCTGACTACTTCTTTGCACCACCTATGACCAGGAAACGCAAGCTCCCACGTTTTCCTACTATGAGAAAGTAGTACGTGTCCCGGGCGATGCCTCTGAGATATGGACGGTATCATCATGTCGCCCCTTATGGGTATTTACAAATATATCACTACAGACGCACACATACACATGCGTGGGCGTACATACACATGTGTTCACTCACACACGTGCATAGGCACGCGCGCACGCACATGATAAAGTCAAGAAATGCATCTTTGTCTacatatttgaatttatttttttcatctttATTCTTGATGGAGGAATTTTATCTCTCGTGATTATTCCTGTGAATCTTATTGTTCTCATAAAGATGCATAacatgataaaatataaaataattttattatttttaattaaattaataaccaTCATTCTATATTCTCTATTATGTTAGGGAGAAATAGGTTGATGTGGAGTGTGTGAACATAATCTGATTACTGATTTATCCTTATAGGAAACAATAACTAAACAGCTAAATGACttacttaataaataaaaaaacatgtcATTATATATGAGTGGTAGAAAATTAAATGCCATCCATTCAATCACTAGTGATAACACTTTTCAGACATTACATGGTTTTGTTTTACTACAAAATAACATGAAGCTAAATAAATGTTATGTCTGGCTCTAGCTAAGTTCAAGATAGGCTAGGAAAAGCAATGGCTTTCAAAATGTTATCACAGAAACAGATTACAGAAGCTTTTTCTTCTCCCTTTAGTCTACCTCTTTTTTTCCTTATAATTGTGTTGATTTTTAAGTTTGCACTTagaaaatccaaacccaaaaCTAATCTTAATGAGCTTCCATCTCCACCAAAACTACCTATCATTGGTAATCTTCACCAGCTAGGCACACTTCCACACCATTCACTTCGAGACCTATCACTCAAATATGGAAACATGATGTTGTTGGAATTAGGACAAAAACAAACTCCAGCCTTAGTGGTTTCATCAGCAGATGTTGCCATGGAAATCATGAAAAATCATGATATAGATTTTGGAAGTTATGGAGAAAAATGGAGACAGAAAAGAAAAATATGTGTTCTAGAACTTTTGAGTGTGAAAAGTGTAAAATCATTTCAGGTTATAAGAGAAGAAGAAGTTGAAGAAATGGTGAATAAGTTACGTGAAGCTAGCTCAAATAGTGCATCTGTGAATCTTAGTGAGATGTTGGTTTCAACAACAAACAATATTATTTGTAAAAGTGCACTTGGAAGGAAGTGTGAAGGAGAAGGAAACGTGAAAGAGTTAGCAAGAAAAGTTATGATTCATCTTACAACTTTTGTTGTTGGAGATTATTTCCCTTCTTTGGGTTGGATTGATGTTTTTAGTGGAAAAATTGGGGAGTTTAAGGACACTTTTCGAGCACTTGATGATTTGTTTGATAAAGTGATTGAAGAGCGTTTGGCTTTAAAGAAGATAGAGAATGATCAATTCAAGAAGAAAGGGTTTGTGGATATTCTTCTTCAATTACAAGAGGATGGCATGCTTGGCTTTGAACTCTCCAATAATGATATCAAAGGAATTCTAATGGTATTATTCTCtcttttatgatatttttgttttatatatactCTTTCACCTCACTTAAAAACACAAACTTAGACGCATATACAAATACATAATTAAGATTAAACAAGTCTATTCTCCTATAACTAATCATAGTAGTAACATATTCTTGTTAATCAATTTAAGGGTTAAAGTTAGTTTTGTCCTATGTCATTTGGACGAATTTTGATCTCCTCTTTAAATTTGCTTTTAGATTTTATCCTTATATAAGTTTTTTTAGTTCTGCACTCTCACTATAGAAATTAGAGACCAAGTTTCAGTGACTTTGAAATATTATGATTTTGGTAACTTTAGACAAAAAAAATTATCCTTtcacattaatataataatatattaattattcatcaTTCATTATGTCAACTAAAGTTACAAAGTCATGATAGCAGTAAAGTTACCCAAGCCATTCCCAGAAATTAGTTGGTGTTGTAGGGGCAAAAGCATAACACACCCCAATGTCATGAGGCAAAAGTTGAAATTGCTCAAATAGCATGGgacaatattaattttttttccactTTTATAACCCACAGAGGAGtaaaactaaaaatatattatattaaactgTGGCCAAATGTATATCATTAATCAATTCCATTAATTAAATACCATGAATAccatttattttacttataattcacTCACTATTTTAACTATTTCattaaccaaaaaaatatataatattaagcaTTTTCAcacataaaattaataaaaaattcattttattaatcaactttattttactatataaaactattttttaatccGAGAACTCATTAACTTACACATATTTAACTAAagttgattaatttatttttttatgtcagaGAAATCAATAACCAAACTAtggattatatttattttatagttaATTAACCACTTACCACTtaagattattatttttatgctaGCGCACTTATTAATTAAATCATGAATTGTATTAACCAAATTCTTACACTTCATTAACTAAAGTTATTTGAGAGGGAgaggttaaaattaaaaaatcatgTAATTGTGAATAGTAACATACCGTTTAAGTGTAAGAATGTGCGTCAAAATAGCATTTCTCATTAATTAATTGTGTTTTAcagaaaatattgaattttttgtaagatacaaaatttttatttttattttgtttcatttcTTTTCAATTATTTCAATCATGTATTCACATGtatttcataaaagaaaaaaaattaactacaTACAATTTTTAGGACATGTTTTTTGGTGGAACAGACACAACCTCTGCAACATTAGAATGGGCAATTTCAGAGCTCATGAGACATCCATCCATAATGAAGAAAGCACAAGAAGAAGTAAGAAGAGTTGTAGGCCATAAATCAAAAGTTGAAGAAATCGACATCAATGAAATGCCTTATTTAAAATGTGTAGTGAAAGAAACTCTAAGGTTACGTCCAGCTACTCCTCTTATGTCTCCTCGAGAAACAATATCGAGTGTGAATCTAAAAGGGCATTATATTCCTAAAAAAACAATGGTGTATGTAAACAATTGGGCAATACAAAGAGACCCTAAAAATTGGGAAAACCCTGAAGAGTTTATGCCTGAGAGATTTGAACACAGCCAAGTTGATTTTAGAGGTCAAGATTTTCAATACATTCCTTTTGGTTTTGGGAGAAGAGGATGTCCTGGAATGAATTTTGGAATAGCTATGGTTGAATATATACTTGCTAGCCTTCTTTATTGGTATGATTGGGAAACAAATTCAGGTAAACAAGATATAGATATGAGTGAGGTATTTGGACTTGTTGTATCAAAGAAAGAACCACTACACCTTAAACCAATAGCATTTTCATTTTAATCTTCTTTCCAATTGTTTTTGCTCTAAGTGATTATATATTGTTGTAGTAACTTCAGATATTTTCTATTTGTAATAAGGTTAAAGGTGTTTGGTGAATGTTTATTTAATAAATGTCTCATTTATCTATATATCTATTATACACCTACTTTCCttcatattcaaaataaaaataaagtcatTATTCTGTTATTTTTAAGGCTATATATATAAATACTGAAGatgtgttattttggatgataataCTTATGGAAGTAATGTTGTtgtagttaaattttgtaagatgaTAAGTTTTAGGTGTATAGTTTTTGgttgtaaaaattattttctattattctcAAAAACTCTTtaaagtttaaataaaatattctttgaattttagAATTCAGAGGGATTTTtagtatttaaattttaaaattttaacataGGGTATATAACTGACAACATACTCCTCTTTCTTTGTTTTATATTgcttttaatttatttactttttcacTTTCTTGATATGCCACTTAAATATGTGATtaacataaaaatgtcatttatttGACTACTATAAACACTACAAGAAAACAGCCCCCAGCGTCTAGAATTTGTGACGTGTTATTCACGTGAGAAAAAAAGGTATGTTTCGACATGAAAAACACATCAGTATAATATTTAAATGATTGATAATAACAATCACGTAAACACATGGGGAgtcagaaaaaaaattaaaaaaatacttgtGACATGCTATCCACGTCgcaacaaataaattaaattttcaaCCATTGAAATTTGTGAAGTCAAATGGTgggaaaataaaattttcaattttttttgttgtgaTGTGTTTATCACGTCGGAACTCCTCAACTCTGACTTTGAATGGACATGAGCAGGTGAGTGGCAGGTGAGTGGCAGCTGAGGacagataaaaaaattaaagtttatgaCCGTTAGGTCATTAGCGACGTGATGTTAATGTGTGTAAATAGCGACGTGATTTAAAAGCCGGAAGCCAGCTGACCGTTGGATTTTGTGACGTGTAATACACGTGGGAAATTATTGACGTTTCTATCACGTCGCTAATTTCTCCATGATTATTTCAAAAACGCTCCCTTCTCACTTCCATTCCGTCTCATTTTCTCTTCACTCTCTTCCTCACTTATCTCATTTTCTTCCTCTCTTCCATAGCATTTCTGTTCCTCTTCCATTAACAATTTGTCTCTTCAACTCTTCTCATTTTGTTCCTCTTCCTCACACCATTTTTGAAGGTACATTTTTTCTAATTgtattttatatttagtttatttattatttattatttgtattgattatgattctaatttatgttaatttttttattcaagatttTGAAGTATATTTTGAAGATTGAGGAGATATAAAAATTGAACTAGAAGATTGGAGGAGATTAGAAGACTGGGGTATTTCTATAATTTTAAATctgatatattaattaatttattggtagatttaaattatattgttttttatgttatatttgtgttaatagataaatattatatttttttctgtaatatttgtgatatattatttagattattgaatattattaggttaatttagtatgtaatatttgtgatagtagataaattttatattttttctgaaatttttATGATATATTAATTAGATTGAATGTTATTATGTTTATGTAGTAATTTATGGTAAATGATAGATATATATTTGttgatgttttttaataaaacagattatattttttattatgttttttattaaaacagattGTGTTTAATAGAGAAATATTTGTTTAGTTTAtggtaaatatatatatttttaagaaaatagattatgttttttatttttaaatctataatattatttctaaaaaatatatataatttattaaaatgaaatatatttttaaacataaaaattatatatatgtaagttattatatataattaaacataatatatatatatatatatatatatatatatatatatatatatatatatatatatattatatagacAACATTTATAATataccatttttttaaaaagtttaatatttattatttaatgaaaaatagagGTTTAATATGTATtgaaaaatagaatattttttaaaatggtaaaaagaaaatttattatataCGTGTATATGTTaaaaaggtaaaaagaaaatttaatttgtatatagtatgttattatgttaaaaaaatagtacaaaaaatataattatatattaatatgtattggaaaatagaatattttttagaatggtaaaacaaaaatttattaaatatgtgTATATGTTaaaaaggtaaaaagaaaatttaatatgtatattatatgttgttattatgttaaaaagtgggaaaaaaataatattatatatatatatatatatatatatatatatatatatatatatatatatataaaagttatatTATATTAGGGTATAAAgacaatttatattatatatatattttcttctaaaaacataatgtttatacttttatattaaaaacatgatttatacattctatttttatttatatttatatgtaagttattaaaaacatgatttatacattctattttttttaaaagaataaagtttatatattatgtgaGAATATGCTTATTATATGTTATAGATTTTGTATAGCTAATATATGTGAGAATATGTTATATATTATGTGagaatatgttaaataaaaaagttatataGTTAACATAAATGTTATAGATTAATTAGTGTAATGATTGTACAAatatgcagtatggaatattatctgtactatcgtagttggatgtacgatagattggaaccgggaagacgtgcacttaaaccaAATTTTGTAGAAGGAGTTGATGGGTTTATCAAGTGGGCATTTGTTCAGGAATGTTGTCGAAGTGAAGGGGGGTTAGGTGtccttgtcttaaatgtgaatgtagacgtaTAATTAGTGATCCAGAGGAAGTAACAcgtcatttgcatagaaggggttttattaaaaattattgggTGTGGACGTCTAACGGTGAAAATTTGCATATAAGgggtataattaatatatattttcgagtcattgtttttttaaattttgttactATAGTTTTCTAACCGTTTATTTTAATGTATTCAGGAAAAGTGTACCTGGGATACAATGAGCGAgaaacttgttaaaaaaaattatttcagcaGAACATCAAAAAGACTTTCTGACACGTTGCGAAATattagaaagcgttgggaacgtGATGGTAGTCGTCCTGGGTGGTTGGGCCAAGATGCAAGCAGAGATGCAACAATAGCAAATGGAGACAATGGCGAAGATGAAAGCAGAGATGCAACAACAAATGCGGTTATTTATGCAGTCTCAACAAAGTGGTGGTCAATCGTCTAGAGGAAACGTGGGAGCGACTGACACTGAGCaagagaatgatgatgatttcaACCTTGATAATTATCCTGATCCAGATGATGATTTTTTAGGatgaattttagttttattttaatttgaaattgtttGGGATAACAAAATTTTACTTAttatattttagtattttggatattatattataaatttaatatattttagtagtttaatatatttttgtatttagtttattattattaatttaactaaataaatatttttattaatatttattaatttccaacaaataatattaataataaaactttttttataataataaaaatcagattttttttttaaaaacattttaatatttgtGGCGTGTTTTACATGTCACTGATTTGTGACATGTCAAACACGTCGCTACTTTCataattaatttcaaaattagcGACGTGATAGCCACATCGGAAGTTTGTGTCATTTAAATCACACCACAACTTTTCTTCGTGTCCTGTGCCACACTGCTTTTTGCAGTCCTTGTCTGTCCCAACTGCAGATGGAGACTTGGTTATTGTGCAACATTAGCAACGTATTTTCCATGTCACAAAGTTGTGACGTGATAAACACAACACAACAAAGTTCCCACGCACTCTCAGGCGACGTATATGACCATGTCGCTAATTTTGTTCTCTGACGTGATTTTCCATGTTGTGGCATGGAATTCACATCGCTACAGACGTGATTTTTTGTAGTGAAACAAAATATGGTTGTAGTTAACTATCTAACATCGTCTCCATAGTTATAGTCAGATTGATAATGGCCTACTAACTATGTTTTATGAGAGGCGGCACGAAGATACCGATATCTTCCATGTACTAATTAGGGAGATGATGTTAACATTGTACGGAGGTTACATTAATGTTGCTTATACCCTTTCATCGATGTCTATTGTGTGGTTCTATGTGATGTGAATGTTAAGTTGATATTGTTTGTGGTTTTGATGAGGACAAAAGAACAAAGCTAAGTTAATCATAAGCAtcgtcaaattaaaaaaaaaacttgaagcAATCAAAAAGTGAAGCTAAGAAGTTTAAAGTGTTAAGAGTAAAGATAGTCAAATGAAAATATCAATATTAAAAGGAACTAAAGTCGTGAAAGATCGGTTGATCATGTGCTTTAGTATATATTTATCTATTTAGGATCAATAGTGTGTAAGCATGAGTAATTCTCAAAATACTAAGGCAATGCACACACACTcaaaattattttacaaaattCATCTATTTCAAAACCTTTTTAAGAATCATTTTAGGCCACTATCTAATTGACTAGGAAGTCGTGGTCAATTAGTAAAGCAAAATATCATTCTCTAGTTTATTAGAACTTGAATCTAATTAATTAGACTTGTATCTAATCGATTAAGAAGTATGTTTTTCACCTAATTGATTAAGAGTCCTTTTAATTGATTAAGCTTCGAACTTGGCTAGTTTATTTGCTAATTGGCTAGGTCTAATCGAATAGTGTTGCAGACTAAATGATTAGAGAGCGGCTCAGCCCatggattattttttttgttgGCCAAATTTTTGTCCTATATAAATGAGTTATCGTGCACTCTTTTAAAGAATGAAAATTTGACTTCATATACTTCTCTCTTACTTACTCCATTCTaagaaatttattattttagtgcTCAGAGAGTAAAAGGCTTAAAGTAagagttatttaattttttgtttctatTAGATTGTTTTGTAATTATAAACTAAGAGCTTACTTCTCTTGTTACTTTATAAATGATATAACGGTGGCAAGATGAACCTGAGTAAAGGTTCTGTGTAAGGAGGTTATGGGTTAATGATGATAGTGAAAATCTTAAGGGAAACTCTTAGTTATTGGATTAGTCCATATTATTTAAGGATGAACTAGTATAAATTTTGATGTGCTCTTTCTAACTTTTGtcatttttttgaaatttatttttcgcGCTTAAATCTGACTAGCCTTAAAATTActcttttgaagaaaaaaattcaaaaccatattaCGCAATTCACGAACAATTTCTATGACTAACATCGTGCACTCTTTTTAAGCATGAAAATATGACCTCATATACTTCTCTCTTACTCACTCCATTCTTAGAAATTGCTTTATACACTATTCATTATTTTAGTGCTAAGAGAGTCAAAGGCTTAAAGTAAGAGTtgtttaattttgttgtttttattagaTTGTGCTGTAATTGTAAATTAAGAGCTTATTTATCTTGTTACTTTGTAAGTGATATAACGGTTGCAAGATGAACCTGAGTAAAAGTTTTATGTAAAGAGTTTGTGGGTTAATACTGGTGTAAAAGCTCAAGATGTTAGTGGAAATCTTAAAGGGGACTCTTAGGTACTTAATTAGGTTGTATTATTTAAGATTGAACCAACATACATAGCTTAGGATGATAATGATATGAACTCCTCCAATGAATCAGAGAAGGGGAAGAAGCCAACATCTATCTTATGGCAATGCACCAATCCAACGAGGCAAACTATCTACTTCCTATTTTACTTATACGAACTCTTTCACGTCTGTAAAAAGATATATAGTAAgtctaaaaaattaaaagaaattgctATATCTCTAAGTCAATTGTATCTTCTcttgaaagagaaaataaaaacctAACATAGAAATCGATTGTCTTAGAGAAAAACAAAGTCTTCTAATTCTCAACTCTCATTTCCTCCTTTTCTTTCCTTCTTATGAAGATTTTGCAAAATCTATTTAGtgcaaaaatgaaatattttattaaaaagaagaTTTATAAATTGCACAACACACTTAATGAATTTATCAAAAGAAAGTTAACTTAAATCTCGTTCTAGATAATCAAAGTGTGGTCTAAAATAAAGTTGGTCTAGgttatgaataaaaaaaacaagggttaaatatgtttttggtccttataaatttataaaattgtttttggtccctattaaaaaaatgacatattttggtccctacaaaattattatgcacgtagttgtAGTCCTTACGGTTAAACTgatgtgtatttttaaatgattagtttacagacatgtttagaacgttataaaaagttactcgaaaaaaaagaaactcaaaatttaatttctaagtcgagatttacATTACTTttttcattatcttttgaaatttaaaaagcatatttaattcttctcattttaaaaaattctataatttggttAAGAACTATTTTAGAGTATTCTAAACacgtataaaaaaaattattcaaaaatttaaaagtttaagggtaattaaaccgctttcaaaattttaaaaaatagcagggaCTAAAACCGCATGTATaaattttttatagggactaaaatatgtccttttttaatagggactaaaaatgaaatttgagatatttatagggaccaaaaacatacttaatccAAAAGACAATTTTAAGTCGTTTAGTAATATTTCAGATAATAAGacctcaaaatttaattttggaAAATGTAATTATTGGAATAAAAATGATTGTAATGTTTCATCATGTTTTATCAAAAAGAATCATGAGAAACAAAATGTTCTTCTTCACCTCATCTCTATAAGAAAaaccatacaaataatttaagaaaattatTCTGCATCGTACTTCTAtgataataattctaattataaaatTACAAATTACCTATATTACATTAATGTTAGAGGTCCCAAAATTATTTGGGTACCTAAATTACAAAAAACTTAAGTAATGCACGGATGCTTTATAGTCTGAAATGCTAAATGGTATAAAGATaatggttgttcaaagcatatgattgGAGATAGAACtttattttattcctttactCCTAAAATAGGAGGATTTATCTTGTATGGTGATAATAACAAAGGAAGAATCATAATTTCTGACACGAGGTATTTTAGTTAAAGGTTTGAAACATAACTTGCTCAGTATTAATCAGTTATGTGACAAAGGTGTTTCTTAATGGAACTATAATTGTGATTGACAGTGGTATGGATTTCTTACACTACAGCA encodes:
- the LOC131636602 gene encoding phenylacetaldehyde oxime monooxygenase CYP71AN24-like; protein product: MAFKMLSQKQITEAFSSPFSLPLFFLIIVLIFKFALRKSKPKTNLNELPSPPKLPIIGNLHQLGTLPHHSLRDLSLKYGNMMLLELGQKQTPALVVSSADVAMEIMKNHDIDFGSYGEKWRQKRKICVLELLSVKSVKSFQVIREEEVEEMVNKLREASSNSASVNLSEMLVSTTNNIICKSALGRKCEGEGNVKELARKVMIHLTTFVVGDYFPSLGWIDVFSGKIGEFKDTFRALDDLFDKVIEERLALKKIENDQFKKKGFVDILLQLQEDGMLGFELSNNDIKGILMDMFFGGTDTTSATLEWAISELMRHPSIMKKAQEEVRRVVGHKSKVEEIDINEMPYLKCVVKETLRLRPATPLMSPRETISSVNLKGHYIPKKTMVYVNNWAIQRDPKNWENPEEFMPERFEHSQVDFRGQDFQYIPFGFGRRGCPGMNFGIAMVEYILASLLYWYDWETNSGKQDIDMSEVFGLVVSKKEPLHLKPIAFSF